One segment of Hemibagrus wyckioides isolate EC202008001 linkage group LG05, SWU_Hwy_1.0, whole genome shotgun sequence DNA contains the following:
- the wnt5a gene encoding protein Wnt-5a: protein MLFMNRPSSSGWVRAMDTRHGVVAITFLAFFMQVVVEATSWWSLAMNPLLIPEAYIIGAQPLCSQLAGLSKGQKKLCQLYQDHMQYIGEGAKTGIRECQYQFRHRRWNCSTVDNSSVFGRVMQIGSREAAFTYAISAAGVVNAVSRACREGELSSCGCSRAARPKDLPRDWLWGGCGDNLNYGYRFSKEFVDAREREKTYEKTSMESARLLMNLHNNEAGRRMVSDLAHVSCKCHGVSGSCSLKTCWLQLADFRKVGDALKEKYDSAVAMKINTRGKLVQVHSKFNPPTNHDLVYVEQSPDYCVQNHSTGSLGTQGRLCNKTSEGMDGCALMCCGRGYDQFKATLVERCHCKFHWCCYVKCKRCTRVVDQFVCK from the exons ATGCTCTTCATGAACAGGCCATCTTCCTCAGGCTGGGTCAGAGCCATGGACACACGACATGGAGTGGTTGCCATCACTTTCCTGGCTTTCTTTATGCAAGTAGTGGTGGAGGCTACCTCATGGTG GTCTCTGGCTATGAATCCGCTGCTGATTCCCGAGGCTTACATCATAGGCGCACAGCCGCTCTGCAGTCAGTTGGCAGGCTTGTCCAAAGGCCAGAAGAAGTTGTGCCAGCTGTACCAGGACCACATGCAGTACATCGGCGAGGGCGCCAAGACTGGGATCCGTGAGTGCCAGTACCAGTTCCGCCACCGCCGCTGGAACTGTAGCACAGTGGATAACTCTTCAGTGTTTGGCCGTGTCATGCAGATTG GAAGCCGCGAGGCAGCGTTTACATACGCAATCAGCGCAGCGGGCGTTGTGAACGCAGTGAGTCGAGCGTGCAGGGAGGGTGAGCTGTCAAGCTGTGGCTGCAGCAGGGCGGCTCGGCCCAAAGACCTTCCGCGAGACTGGCTCTGGGGAGGCTGCGGAGACAACCTCAACTACGGTTACCGCTTCAGCAAGGAGTTTGTGGATGCCCGTGAACGAGAAAAGACCTATGAGAAAACCTCCATGGAGAGCGCACGACTCCTGATGAACCTCCATAACAACGAAGCAGGGCGGAGG ATGGTATCTGACCTGGCTCACGTTTCGTGCAAGTGCCACGGCGTTTCAGGTTCATGCAGCCTAAAGACCTGCTGGCTGCAGCTGGCTGACTTCCGCAAAGTGGGAGATGCACTGAAAGAGAAGTATGACAGCGCAGTGGCCATGAAGATTAACACACGTGGCAAGCTGGTGCAGGTGCACTCCAAATTCAACCCGCCCACCAACCACGACCTGGTGTATGTGGAGCAGAGCCCAGACTACTGCGTGCAGAACCACAGCACGGGCTCACTGGGCACGCAAGGGCGTCTCTGCAATAAGACCTCGGAGGGCATGGACGGTTGCGCGCTCATGTGCTGCGGCCGTGGCTACGACCAGTTCAAGGCTACGCTGGTCGAACGCTGCCACTGCAAGTTTCACTGGTGCTGCTATGTCAAGTGCAAGCGCTGCACAAGGGTCGTCGATCAGTTTGTGTGCAAGTAG